TCCCTGTGATTTACAAAATGCTCAGGAATAGAGCCCAAGTGGCTTCTTTCAGCCTGGCGTGGACATAGAGGTAGAGGAAGGAAACTGCTCAGAGGTCCTGTCATAATCCTTTCTCAAGCCTTGGGACCCAGAGGCACCAGCCAGGCAGCTCCTGCGGGCTCTGGAGTGGGATCACCATCCGGGGACCCTGGGTTGACCAGCGCTCCAAGCGCCGGCGCCACACTTCTCCGGGAACTGCAAGCAGGACGAGGGCTTCAGCTTCTCCTTCGGGTCCAGGTCCTGGGGGAGATCCTCCAGGGAAGAGATCTCCAAATCACTTTCATCTTCAGAGACCTgcagtggggagaaaggagagaaggtcCTGGGGGAGATCCTCCAAGGAAGAGATCTCCAAATCACTTTCATCTTCAGAAACCTgcagtggggagaaaggagagaagaagatGCACTCCGAcccagaaggagagagggagagcccAGCACAGTGAAGGGTGGAAATGCATGATGGACCTGGGGACAAAATGCGGATTTAGAAGAAAGCGTAGGGAGACACTGTTTCTCCTGCCTTCTCAGTTTCCCTGCCTCTGAGAATCTGCTTCAGGACCTGGGATCAGAGGCACTTCAAATACTTGTAAAGCACCTCCTGAAATTCCACTTGCCAAGCCAAAGCAAGCTCCTTGGAAAGGCCGTTGTGCCGGTTTCTCAGCTCTCACACTGACCGAGCTGGAAGCCCAGAGCCTAGGCCCTTCCAAGCACTTGCACTGAATGCACACGAGCTAACAAACCCACCTCCAGCCAGACTGGTTTTTTCAGGCCTAAAAGCATCCTCACGTAAGAAGCATGAGGGCAACTCCAGAGCTCCAGGAATCCTGCAGCCCAGAAAGGGTCTGGCTGCAGCCAGCAGGACGGCCCCCTGGGTCTGGCTCTATGTCCTCCTATGCACGGTCTCCTGGACGGTCAGGCTGAGCCGCCAAACCCCACCCACGGTCAGCAGTAGGCTCCGGACAGGGCCTCACCATTACCGACATTTTTCACAACATGGGGGAAAGaagcaaatcttttttttttttctttaaatcattctGACTCATTAATCACAAATGAGCTGTGTGATAAGCCAACTATATTATGTCATAAAAATGGGGGAGAATAGAGAAAGCTATTGAAAACCAAAACCAAGTACCCACTACTGAACTTTCACTGTTCATCCCAAGATGCATCTTTTGGTTAAGAAAGGCAGAAAAGTAGAGGTGTTCCCTAGCGGGGGAAAGAGGAGGCAGGCAGTGAGGAGGGTCTGATACTGGGCTCTAAATCTGATGCTGGCCAGAAACTGAGGGAGGCAAGGTCATCGAGACTCTCCTAGTGACGGGAGTGGCCTTCAGTATCCAGAGCAAAGGTACACAGctattacattttacatttactcTGATGTGCCCTGTGATACCACTCTATTACCCACCTTGGGGTCCTTGTGAGATAAAGGAACAGTGAGGGGCCCAGTGTGGGGTGAGAGGGCTGGAAGGGAGCAGCAACTGCTGGGAGCCAGTCACGGCACCATCTAAGACTGTACCAAAGGCAGGAAACAGGAGTATGAGTTAGCTGGGAGATACCAAACCTAGTGGGCAGTTGCTTATATGATGAACCAAAGGCAACACGTCCCTCCTCTGGGACAAGAGAAGAGGAAAGCAGTGAGGTCACCTGTGATGTCCTATTAGGGCCAAGACTGCCACTTGCCTCCTCCAGCCCTCAGTCCAGGACCCCAAAATGCAGAGCTGCCTCTGTAGGGATTTGCAGGGCAACCTCCAAGCATCTTACACCATACCTGCAGCTTCCCTCCTGGCACGGTGGCTCTCTGTGGCCCAGTACTGGGCATTAGGAACAGACGGACCCCTCCAACGGGCTTCTTCGCCGGAGCCTCAAGCTGCTTTTCGAGGTTCCTGACCATCGACTGCACCAGTGTTCCTGGAAGGACAGCAAGTGGCTTCAGCAGGAAAAGCCTGGGGAGCAAAGTCTGCAGCCACGTGGTTGTGTCCAGACCCCAGAGAGAACAGAGGGGGTGTGGAGAACGGTCAGGAAGAAGAAGAGGGACAAGGAGGAGGAAGAACCAGGTCAACTTGTTCTGGTGAAAAGACGCCTTGACTCTCCTGAAAATGTAACTGTGTGGATTTAACGGCATGACTGGTGATGGAGGCTTGGGAAGCTGTTCCCTCCTTCTAAATGAGAGGCCGAGGTGGGAGCTCTGCTCAGTTTGGTACAAGAACTCCATGGCTCACATGCAGATGTGCCTTCCTTCAGTGGCCTCACAGAGACACGAAGAAATAGCCTGAGTGTAAATCACCCTGCAGGTGATGCAGGTTTTCTGCAGGAAGGGGGGACCAAGCAGTGACAGAGATTATCAACGGACTCCTAGTGATGTGGGAAGCCAAGATGGATGTCCAGACCTCAGGAATGACCAAGAAGCTGGGAGCTAACCTCAGCCTTCTAAAATTCAAGGGCCTAAGCATCTGAGCAGAATTTTGGAACCTCAAAACCTTTGGTTCATTGATTACTTCAAGAAATGGATGTACCAGGTGCTGTGTTCCTCACACCCTCGTTAATCATCTTGTCCAAATACCTCATTCCAAAACCAAGGAACCAACCCCATCCACAAGGGCAAGGAGGTGGCACGTGGCAGAGGCAGATTCATCTCTGAGGACACCTGACTCCCAGTCACTGCTCGTTCCTCCTTATCGCCCTGCCTGGCAGACCATCAGCGCTTCTGCAAAGATCCGATTCTGGCAGTTTCTGATGGGTTAGCAGGCTTGGGCTGGGCTAAGGATATGACAAAGTACCACAAAGGTCATTAAGACCTTGAACTTTGCAGATCATACAGATCTTGGCTTCCACTTGctaattctgaaaacagcaaactAGAAATTTCATATTCCTTAATTAAAGCCTTGGCTAGAAAATGTAACTGAAGCCAGACGCTTCAGGCCTCAGCAGCTTAATAAACAAAGCTTCCAGATGAGAAAGTCCACCCCTTAGGCCTGGCGGCCGGGCCCTGTGCTTAGTCTCTCCTGGTAGGAGTCTGGGAAGGAAGAGGGTGAgtgggccccccaccccctccagcaGTTAGACAATGCATTGACAGAAGAGGGGGCAAAATAAACCTCCTTCAATTCAATCTCGCTATTGATACCTCAGGGGTATCCCAGGAAAGCTTCTGATGGAAGTTTTCCAAACcacaacagagaaagagaagacacaTCATAAAGCCTCCCAAAAACCCTGAGGGTGTTTCCAGGCCTAGAGTCACCTCGTGGGCTGGAGAAGGGCTGCCCCGGAGGCCACTCACCGGAGGAGGCCAGCGCCCCCGCGCCCTCGGGGGTGTCCGAGTCCGAGCAGTCCCAGCTGTCCTCCGCCCGGGGCGCCGTCGGGGGACGGGCCTGGGGGGGCCGGAGAGACCCGCGCTGGGCCTGGTCTCCGTCCGAGTCGTCTTCAGAGCTGAACGGGGGCGTGCTGCAACAGTCGCGTGGAGAAGGCATGAGGGGCGGAGCGGCGGGGCGAAGCCGTGAAAGCCAGGCTCGCCGCAGCGCAGGCCTGTGGGGTCCTCCCAGGGCCGGCCCCGCTCCCTGCAGGCGGCAGCTGGGAGCCACCCTGGGGGGCAGCAGCCaccagggctggggaaggggcgGGCAGGGAAGGGGTTGCCTTGGCCAGGCGCCAAAGAGCCCCAGGTTTTTCTCGGGCGCGCAGGCTGGGCCTCCCGTGGCAGGAGCCCGCAGGGTGCGGGGCAGGAGGCCCCCCCAGGCCGGGCGCGGGAGCAGGGCGGGCTCACCTGAGCGCGGGCTCGGGGGCGGCGGGGCGGCTGGCAGGGTCCCGTGCGCGGGGCCGCGGCGTCGGGGCGGGCCTCGGGCCCTGCGGAGCTGCCCTGGGCGGCCGGGCCGGCTGGGAGGGCGACGCCACGGGCAGGGTCCCGGCCCCAGGCTGGGCCGCTCGGGTGACCAATGGGCTCCACTGGCTTCTGACTGAAGGACAGACAAGTGACGTTCAGGGCACACCCGTGCTGGATGGAGAAAAAGGCTCCGACGCACCGGAAATGGGCAAGTCACTCAACAGCATAATCAACCTGGGGGATCTGctaccctccctcccccaccccaagacGTCCCGGGGCGCTGGCCCGACTGTAACCCCTGAGGTTGTAAGACACGGAGCTGGGGCCACAGACGGGTGTTCCCGGGTTGTATCCTCATCACCGGAGACAGGGGTCAGCAGGCCAAGGAGCAGCCCAGCATCTCCGCAGCTCACGCCCAGAGCCGCCCCGGCGACAGACCCCTCCCCACCAGCCCGGCTGCGGCCCGGCGCAGGCAGCCTGCAGGGAGGCCCTGCGGCCACCAGAGGGCGCCGCGGCTCCGCACAGGGCACCCAGAGGCACGCGCGAGCCTTGAGAAGCGGGGCTCCGGGACCACAACATTttcaaggaaagaagagagaagggaacGCATATCGCGGGAGTCACAACAAGTACTGCTCCATAAAATTCGTACACGTGTCACAATTTCAAATGCATTTCTTACTGCAGGTCAGAGTCAAAAAAAGCTTGAAATGTGCTGCTCTCAGAGAATACATTAACTCAGAAGAGGACCTTTTACTAGGAAAGAgtgaagggaagggaaggcacAGAGAAGCTTGCCAAGGGACGATTAACAACAATAATAGCTTACGACTGTTCTTTACCGGACGGACAGCAAGCTAAGCATTTGCATACAGTCTCCATGTGTCCCTCTAGCATCTCAAAAGAGTATCATGTTCCCTCCTTTGCAGAGGCTCTGAGAGACTAAGGGACTTGTCCTGGATTCAATGGGAGTGAGTGACAGATGCACACCCAGGTCACTGCCTGCCCCACAGCCAGTGCACTTGCCACTGCCTTGCCCCAACACAGGACAAGAGGTGAGGTGTGAGCCGAGGGGAGGCTTGCGCTAGTACAGCACGTGTGGGTCCTACAAAGAGAACACATGGTGCAGAGCTGGAAAGAGAAATCCTCAAAGTCTGCTACAAAAACACTGCTCACCCCACACTCCAGGGACATCCCAGAGAAGGCAGAACCACAAAACCAGGCAAGGGCAAGGCTCCTGCTTTCTGACTTCGGGAAAAAGGGCTGGAGTGGGAGAATGGCACTGAGAAGGAGCAAGACCCCTTTCCTTTGTCCTGGAGGCTGGGCCATGGACGGTGTTTCCGATCCCCTTCCCTGAATCCTTGTCCCCTCCCTCCTctgagctccccccacccccatgctccTCACCTAGCCCTGCCTGGTTTCCCAGGTGAGATGGCAGGTCCCAGTCTGAGCCAGCCCTCAGCAAACATGgcactgaatgagtgaatggacaAACAGTTGCACCTACGTGCAGGGAAACATGACCTTAAACTGAGACATGAAAGACCAGGCAGCAACCAGGACAAACAGCCTTGAGATGTGAGTACTCTGCCTGAAACTGCTGTGCAAGACGAAGAGCTGTGCTCTCCTTACAGGTTTTAAGACTAGAAGTTTAAACTAAATAGGACAAAGTTTCCCAGATCATCGACAAGAT
This portion of the Tamandua tetradactyla isolate mTamTet1 chromosome 15, mTamTet1.pri, whole genome shotgun sequence genome encodes:
- the LOC143656877 gene encoding cilium assembly protein DZIP1L-like, with the protein product MLWSRSPASQGSRVPLGALCGAAAPSGGRRASLQAACAGPQPGCQKPVEPIGHPSGPAWGRDPARGVALPAGPAAQGSSAGPEARPDAAAPRTGPCQPPRRPRARAQPWWLLPPRVAPSCRLQGAGPALGGPHRPALRRAWLSRLRPAAPPLMPSPRDCCSTPPFSSEDDSDGDQAQRGSLRPPQARPPTAPRAEDSWDCSDSDTPEGAGALASSGTLVQSMVRNLEKQLEAPAKKPVGGVRLFLMPSTGPQRATVPGGKLQVSEDESDLEISSLEDLPQDLDPKEKLKPSSCLQFPEKCGAGAWSAGQPRVPGW